One segment of Thermincola ferriacetica DNA contains the following:
- a CDS encoding Eco57I restriction-modification methylase domain-containing protein — MRKQLDFNINQERKEVFAIINYLEERLRGHVGYETVTMDFLEELVIRAVTYRHFSRHKLTDVILPGKLSYMEACPVPENLMDSIAMEVVEKFSWKWDDYLTKHEFPVILGLIHECFLEKKNQRKPTGIYYTPEPVVHYMVNRTLQAFFADLLNKIRKDRADYRILQEHLTKLKNHAVIDPACGSGAFLVYIFRQYLKFYQQLGEIFLSATPLSGEVRQGNVVVPENLSSHIMDNHIRGIDVDPDAVRLTRLALYYYGINHCAGDFKGFLKSLEVAVQWSNTLEISPERRVKYDLVIGNPPYIANKSIPAGLKKNIRKLFSTATGQFDSIVPFMEFGIKSLKPGGILSYIVSNKFMVADYGIELRRLMLKETTLKKLVDVSSQKIFADASIYPVILILENRVPGKNSVVTIIDGIVLPGKNKIEEQNPNTIPQDFFLNLGPSLISTGISREILPVIEKINAWPGRLNTKDIHCGIARAGFGKHITSKPDKKTEWFRILLAGDINNYRVKESDKFISAVHVSKQQNKLFREIKLVVPGIARRLKAAIDFQGRAAGRVYFIPLAGNGYNVDKLYYLLALLNSAVLEFYYRVLYWPVHLAGGYMRINSTYLVTLPIPYWETGEPERRPDVRKVIDMAKEITQCADDKLTALASELDRYVFGIYGLDHMDAQKILNFLEATAGRRSQKFTRGDRRRQKLK; from the coding sequence ATGCGAAAACAACTTGATTTCAACATTAATCAAGAACGAAAAGAAGTTTTTGCGATAATTAATTATCTGGAAGAACGGCTAAGGGGACATGTCGGTTATGAGACTGTAACTATGGACTTCCTTGAAGAACTGGTTATTCGAGCGGTTACTTACCGGCATTTTTCCCGGCATAAATTAACAGACGTTATCTTGCCCGGAAAACTGTCATATATGGAAGCTTGCCCTGTCCCGGAAAATCTTATGGATAGTATTGCAATGGAAGTGGTGGAAAAATTTTCCTGGAAGTGGGACGATTATCTCACCAAACATGAGTTTCCTGTGATCTTGGGTTTGATTCACGAGTGTTTTCTCGAAAAGAAAAATCAACGGAAGCCAACAGGCATATATTATACTCCAGAGCCGGTTGTACATTACATGGTAAATAGAACCCTGCAAGCTTTTTTCGCAGACCTGTTGAACAAGATCAGGAAGGACAGGGCTGATTATAGGATTTTGCAGGAACATTTAACCAAGCTAAAAAATCATGCTGTAATTGACCCGGCCTGTGGTTCGGGCGCCTTTCTGGTCTATATTTTTCGGCAATATCTGAAATTTTATCAGCAACTGGGAGAGATATTTTTATCTGCCACTCCTCTGTCCGGTGAAGTGAGGCAGGGAAATGTAGTTGTTCCCGAAAATCTTTCCTCTCATATAATGGATAATCATATTAGAGGAATAGATGTTGACCCTGATGCTGTGCGTCTGACCAGGCTGGCCCTTTACTATTACGGTATCAACCATTGCGCCGGAGATTTTAAAGGTTTTTTAAAAAGTCTGGAAGTCGCGGTGCAATGGTCCAATACACTTGAAATCAGCCCAGAAAGAAGAGTCAAATATGACCTGGTAATCGGTAATCCGCCTTACATCGCTAACAAAAGCATTCCTGCAGGACTCAAGAAAAATATAAGGAAGCTTTTTTCCACAGCCACTGGCCAGTTTGATTCTATCGTTCCTTTTATGGAATTTGGCATCAAGTCTTTAAAACCCGGCGGGATATTAAGTTATATAGTGAGCAACAAATTTATGGTGGCCGATTATGGTATAGAATTGAGAAGGTTAATGCTTAAGGAAACTACATTGAAAAAACTTGTTGATGTATCTTCGCAAAAAATCTTTGCTGACGCATCGATTTACCCTGTAATTCTGATTCTCGAGAACCGGGTGCCGGGGAAAAATTCCGTCGTTACTATTATTGACGGAATTGTTCTGCCGGGGAAAAACAAAATAGAAGAGCAAAACCCGAATACCATTCCCCAGGATTTTTTTCTGAACTTGGGCCCATCCCTGATCAGTACCGGCATTTCCCGGGAAATTTTGCCGGTCATTGAAAAAATTAACGCCTGGCCCGGCCGGCTCAATACAAAAGATATCCATTGTGGAATTGCAAGAGCAGGTTTCGGTAAACATATTACCAGTAAACCTGATAAAAAAACAGAATGGTTTCGGATTCTTTTGGCTGGGGACATTAATAATTACAGAGTAAAGGAATCCGATAAATTTATCAGTGCAGTTCATGTCAGTAAACAACAGAATAAATTGTTTAGAGAAATAAAACTGGTTGTTCCTGGCATTGCCCGCAGATTAAAAGCCGCCATTGATTTTCAAGGCAGGGCTGCAGGCAGGGTATATTTTATCCCGTTGGCCGGTAACGGATACAATGTTGATAAACTCTACTACCTATTGGCATTGCTGAATTCAGCGGTCCTTGAATTTTATTACCGGGTACTTTACTGGCCTGTACACCTGGCCGGCGGTTACATGCGGATTAACAGCACCTACCTGGTCACTTTACCCATACCCTATTGGGAAACCGGAGAACCGGAACGCAGGCCTGATGTAAGAAAGGTCATTGATATGGCCAAAGAAATTACTCAATGTGCCGACGATAAACTAACTGCCTTGGCTTCAGAACTGGACCGTTATGTTTTCGGAATATATGGTCTCGACCATATGGATGCGCAAAAAATCCTGAATTTCCTTGAGGCAACTGCTGGACGTAGAAGTCAAAAATTTACGCGAGGTGACAGGAGAAGACAGAAACTTAAATGA
- a CDS encoding NUDIX domain-containing protein — protein sequence MREKLLHSDIKFRGKVLEFRLDTVELVNGKTATRELVIHPGAVSIVALDGEKIIIVKQYRHPVGEILWEIPAGKLDPGEEPLHCAQRELYEETGCRAMDWKHLSTFYTTPGFSNEIMHLYLATGLVQEEQSLDEDEFLSVEKVSWQEAMSMIARGEIKDAKSIVGICLTYAVKTGRTVQS from the coding sequence ATGAGGGAAAAACTATTGCACTCCGATATTAAATTCAGGGGTAAGGTGCTTGAATTTAGACTGGATACGGTTGAGCTGGTCAACGGCAAAACGGCCACCAGAGAACTGGTAATTCATCCTGGCGCCGTCAGCATTGTCGCCCTGGACGGTGAAAAAATAATCATAGTCAAACAATACAGGCATCCAGTCGGTGAAATCCTCTGGGAAATCCCGGCTGGAAAATTGGACCCCGGGGAAGAGCCGTTGCATTGTGCCCAAAGAGAATTATACGAGGAAACCGGGTGTAGAGCCATGGATTGGAAACATTTAAGCACTTTTTATACTACGCCCGGTTTCAGTAACGAAATTATGCACCTGTACCTGGCTACCGGGTTGGTCCAGGAGGAGCAGTCATTAGACGAGGACGAATTTCTGAGCGTCGAAAAGGTCTCTTGGCAAGAAGCTATGTCGATGATTGCCCGTGGTGAAATCAAAGATGCCAAGTCAATTGTGGGGATTTGCCTAACTTACGCTGTAAAGACCGGAAGAACCGTCCAGTCTTAG
- a CDS encoding DUF1858 domain-containing protein, with protein MIKVITENTVIRDILMKHPESARIFMKYGMRCIG; from the coding sequence GTGATAAAAGTGATAACGGAAAATACGGTGATAAGAGATATTCTCATGAAACACCCGGAATCAGCACGTATCTTCATGAAATACGGCATGCGCTGCATCGGATGA
- a CDS encoding small, acid-soluble spore protein, alpha/beta type, producing MARRRGLMSDTLKYELAKELGVYDTVRTSGWGEVSSRNCGNLVRLAIEKAERMMAENTLQ from the coding sequence GTGGCCAGAAGACGTGGTCTGATGTCCGATACTCTGAAGTACGAGTTGGCCAAAGAGTTAGGCGTTTATGACACGGTCCGCACAAGTGGTTGGGGCGAAGTATCCAGCAGAAACTGCGGAAACCTGGTCCGGTTAGCCATAGAGAAAGCCGAGCGCATGATGGCTGAAAATACCTTACAATAG
- a CDS encoding 4Fe-4S dicluster domain-containing protein → MGPKINADLCAGCGNCVDVCPADVFVLKDGKAQAENEGNCLECGACAEECPPQAINLEE, encoded by the coding sequence ATGGGGCCTAAAATTAATGCGGACCTTTGTGCAGGGTGTGGCAACTGTGTGGACGTATGTCCGGCAGATGTATTTGTGTTAAAAGACGGTAAAGCCCAAGCCGAAAATGAGGGCAATTGCCTGGAATGCGGGGCTTGCGCCGAGGAATGTCCACCCCAGGCAATAAATTTGGAAGAATAG
- the minC gene encoding septum site-determining protein MinC encodes MKKESVNIKGTINGLVICIDPETELGTIKADLEAKILASPGFFKNAKFKIFAGERYDPSIFSELEQLCCSHGMIHAPAIPWPPETNNVSNQVRAALQESAAGLHSRGFQTTDSPLPVNRNSALLEDTLLIHRNLRSGQKLHYHGNLVVLGDVNPGAEICAGGDIIVMGVLRGIAHAGAAGNENAIILAYRLEPTQLRIADKITRPPEKDTRATQPELARLSGNQMIIEPYRSQKNYWEVIA; translated from the coding sequence ATGAAAAAAGAAAGCGTTAATATTAAAGGAACGATAAACGGATTAGTAATCTGCATTGACCCTGAAACAGAACTTGGCACCATAAAAGCTGATCTAGAAGCGAAAATTTTAGCCAGCCCGGGATTTTTTAAAAATGCCAAGTTTAAAATATTTGCCGGTGAAAGATATGATCCCTCCATCTTTTCTGAACTGGAACAGCTTTGTTGTAGCCATGGTATGATTCATGCTCCGGCTATACCATGGCCACCGGAAACAAATAACGTTTCCAACCAGGTCAGGGCTGCTCTGCAGGAATCAGCGGCCGGTTTACACAGCCGGGGTTTCCAAACTACCGATTCCCCGTTACCGGTGAACAGAAATTCTGCTTTGCTTGAAGATACCCTACTTATTCATCGTAACCTGCGTTCAGGACAAAAACTGCATTATCACGGCAACCTAGTGGTTTTGGGCGATGTTAATCCCGGAGCGGAAATTTGCGCCGGTGGGGATATTATTGTGATGGGTGTTTTACGTGGGATTGCCCATGCCGGCGCTGCCGGAAATGAAAATGCTATTATACTGGCCTATCGTCTGGAACCGACCCAACTTAGAATCGCCGATAAAATTACCCGCCCGCCGGAAAAGGACACCAGGGCTACCCAACCGGAGTTGGCCAGGCTTTCGGGCAACCAGATGATTATCGAACCATACCGGTCGCAAAAAAATTACTGGGAAGTTATTGCATAA
- a CDS encoding sensor domain-containing diguanylate cyclase, translating to MTATGSKKQKARGLFKRATGLLARFNALQNELKAVKNKLERTEFEAKLFREINTALTSTFELQEILPLILQVMTTLVNTQGVSIALVNEEDKTLRIAESYGLDPKDIENFYIYYARINTGPFKEVMEKKSPSFFGPENNLYIPLLMSVPLVSRNKVIGFVNIHSMYQNKSLTPDKIALVNALASQASIAISNAQLFNAMKEQATIDPCTNLFNFRYFQQKLDEEINKAAANGTALSLIILDIDFFKKVNDTYGHLYGDQVLHEISKILKSNVRSEDTVCRYGGEEFAIIFPNCTQKIAERIAERIRAKIEETTANDRRGIFKSPVTVSVGVAEYTPDINKTMLIHRADCSLYYAKNTGRNRVCGYDANLETEYEKYLPKNNY from the coding sequence TTGACCGCGACCGGCAGTAAAAAACAAAAGGCCAGGGGTTTATTTAAAAGGGCTACAGGCCTTCTTGCGCGGTTTAACGCCCTGCAGAACGAATTAAAAGCAGTAAAGAACAAACTGGAACGCACTGAATTCGAAGCCAAATTGTTCCGGGAAATAAATACGGCTCTAACATCAACTTTTGAATTGCAGGAAATTCTTCCCCTCATTCTCCAGGTGATGACCACGCTGGTCAATACCCAGGGCGTGTCCATAGCGCTGGTAAACGAGGAGGATAAAACGTTGCGTATAGCAGAAAGTTATGGCCTCGACCCGAAAGATATAGAAAACTTTTATATTTATTATGCCAGAATCAATACGGGCCCTTTCAAAGAAGTTATGGAGAAAAAAAGTCCTTCCTTTTTCGGGCCAGAAAACAACTTGTACATTCCCCTGCTGATGAGTGTACCTCTCGTTTCCCGGAACAAAGTCATAGGATTTGTAAATATTCATTCCATGTATCAAAACAAAAGTTTGACCCCGGATAAAATTGCCCTTGTAAATGCGCTGGCCAGTCAGGCTTCTATTGCAATCAGCAATGCCCAGCTTTTTAATGCTATGAAAGAGCAGGCTACCATAGACCCCTGTACGAACCTGTTTAACTTCAGATATTTTCAGCAGAAACTTGATGAAGAAATCAACAAAGCAGCGGCCAACGGTACGGCTTTATCACTAATTATACTGGATATCGATTTTTTTAAAAAAGTCAACGATACTTACGGACACTTATACGGCGATCAGGTTTTACACGAAATCAGCAAAATCCTGAAAAGCAATGTCCGTTCGGAAGATACGGTCTGCCGCTACGGCGGCGAGGAATTTGCCATTATATTCCCCAATTGTACCCAGAAAATTGCCGAAAGGATTGCCGAGCGTATCAGGGCTAAAATTGAAGAAACCACCGCCAATGACCGCAGAGGTATATTTAAAAGCCCGGTTACGGTCAGCGTCGGTGTGGCCGAATATACCCCTGACATAAACAAAACCATGCTGATTCACCGGGCTGATTGTAGCCTATATTATGCCAAAAATACAGGGCGGAACCGGGTTTGTGGTTACGATGCCAACCTGGAAACGGAATATGAAAAGTACTTACCAAAGAATAACTATTAA
- a CDS encoding DUF3343 domain-containing protein — protein sequence MLQDIFNLTEFCVITFPNTQSALQAEKILTEEGAEFVLIPTPREISASCGLAVKCSRSNSERYLQILKAKRVPCGDTHYFNRPPRR from the coding sequence ATGCTTCAGGATATCTTTAACCTTACTGAATTTTGTGTCATAACATTTCCTAATACACAGTCGGCGCTGCAGGCGGAAAAAATTCTCACTGAGGAAGGAGCGGAATTTGTCCTTATTCCTACGCCCAGAGAAATCTCGGCCAGTTGCGGGCTGGCGGTTAAATGCTCCCGCAGTAACAGTGAACGGTACCTGCAGATTTTGAAAGCCAAGAGGGTTCCCTGCGGGGACACACATTACTTCAACAGACCGCCACGCCGCTAA
- a CDS encoding response regulator transcription factor, which translates to MKQKILVVDDDPNICELLVVYLEEDFRVKTVFDGNNLEQVISEYRPDLILLDVMLPGKNGFDICREIRDKYEIPIIFLSAKGEEIDKVLGLEFGADDYITKPFSPREMVARVKAVLRRAQNRSGKKRDELIFPHLVIDLEARTVQVNNSYVDLTPKEFDILVLMARHNGKVFTREEILNRIWGYDFAGETRAVDSHIKRIRQKIEKIPGAPEYLHTVWGLGYRFEVPEN; encoded by the coding sequence ATGAAACAGAAGATTCTGGTTGTGGATGACGACCCAAATATCTGTGAGCTGCTGGTTGTTTACCTGGAAGAAGATTTCCGGGTCAAGACTGTTTTTGACGGCAATAATCTGGAACAGGTGATCTCTGAATACCGGCCTGACCTAATTTTGCTTGATGTGATGCTGCCGGGAAAAAACGGATTCGACATTTGCCGAGAAATCCGGGACAAGTATGAAATACCGATTATATTTCTTTCTGCCAAGGGGGAGGAAATTGACAAGGTATTAGGCCTGGAATTCGGGGCCGATGATTACATAACCAAACCTTTCAGCCCGCGGGAAATGGTGGCCAGGGTGAAGGCTGTTCTCCGCAGGGCCCAGAACCGCAGCGGCAAAAAACGGGACGAACTTATTTTTCCCCACCTGGTTATCGATTTGGAAGCCCGGACGGTACAGGTTAATAACAGCTATGTAGATCTGACCCCCAAGGAATTTGATATCCTTGTTTTAATGGCCCGGCACAACGGGAAAGTCTTTACCCGTGAAGAAATACTGAACCGGATCTGGGGTTACGATTTCGCCGGAGAAACCCGGGCCGTTGATTCACATATCAAGAGGATCAGGCAAAAGATTGAAAAAATTCCCGGAGCTCCGGAATACTTGCACACGGTTTGGGGCCTGGGGTACAGGTTTGAGGTGCCGGAAAATTGA